One part of the Nostoc sp. PCC 7120 = FACHB-418 genome encodes these proteins:
- a CDS encoding sulfurtransferase TusA family protein: protein MTLSSVSTPDAQLDLRGTPCPINFVRTKLRLEKMPPGALLEVWLDPGEPIEQVPDSLTMAGYQVEQITDCTGYFSLLIRRPVTAQ from the coding sequence ATGACGCTCTCTTCTGTTTCAACGCCTGATGCTCAACTTGACCTCCGTGGCACTCCTTGTCCGATTAATTTCGTGCGAACAAAACTCCGTTTGGAGAAAATGCCCCCAGGAGCATTATTGGAAGTCTGGTTAGACCCAGGGGAACCAATTGAGCAAGTTCCTGATAGCTTGACAATGGCAGGTTATCAGGTAGAACAAATCACAGACTGTACTGGCTATTTTTCTTTATTAATCCGCCGTCCTGTAACTGCCCAATGA
- a CDS encoding photosystem II protein, Psb35-related: protein MAILFAVLLLGWVAASVIGSLAYFLGEQKKPIHERNWRSESFEKLAKSITGMEIDYSDRAPAYAMDAYTSRTLPQ, encoded by the coding sequence ATGGCTATCTTATTTGCAGTATTACTTTTAGGTTGGGTTGCAGCTTCGGTTATAGGTTCTCTAGCCTACTTCCTGGGAGAACAGAAAAAGCCCATCCATGAGCGCAACTGGCGTTCTGAGTCTTTTGAGAAGTTGGCGAAATCGATTACTGGTATGGAAATAGATTACAGCGATCGCGCTCCTGCTTATGCGATGGATGCTTACACCAGCCGGACTCTGCCCCAATAG
- the petC gene encoding cytochrome b6-f complex iron-sulfur subunit: MAQFSESVDVPDMGRRQFMNLLTFGTVTGVALGALYPVVNYFIPPAAGGAGGGTTAKDELGNDVSVSKFLESHNVGDRTLVQGLKGDPTYIVVESKEAITDYGINAVCTHLGCVVPWNAAENKFKCPCHGSQYDATGKVVRGPAPKSLALSHAKTENDKIVLTSWTETDFRTGEEPWWS; encoded by the coding sequence ATGGCTCAATTTTCTGAATCCGTAGACGTTCCCGATATGGGGCGACGTCAGTTCATGAACCTGCTAACTTTTGGAACCGTTACTGGTGTGGCTCTGGGTGCATTGTATCCCGTTGTCAATTACTTTATTCCACCTGCTGCTGGTGGCGCTGGTGGCGGTACAACAGCAAAAGACGAGCTGGGCAACGATGTTAGCGTCAGCAAATTTTTAGAAAGCCATAATGTAGGCGATCGCACTCTAGTTCAAGGACTCAAGGGTGACCCCACCTATATCGTGGTAGAAAGCAAAGAAGCCATCACAGATTACGGCATCAACGCCGTTTGCACCCACTTGGGTTGTGTCGTCCCCTGGAACGCGGCAGAAAACAAATTTAAATGCCCTTGCCACGGTTCCCAATACGATGCAACTGGTAAGGTTGTTCGCGGTCCAGCACCAAAGTCTCTGGCTTTGAGTCACGCTAAAACCGAAAACGACAAAATCGTTTTAACTTCTTGGACTGAAACCGACTTCCGCACCGGTGAAGAACCCTGGTGGTCTTAA
- the tatC gene encoding twin-arginine translocase subunit TatC, whose product MTPSQEVDTITTPEIDTEGYGNSDIDSPDELPGEVEMSLFDHLEELRQRIFYSLIAVAVGVVGCFFAVKPIVQLLEVPAQGVKFLQLAPGEYFFVSLKVAGYTGLLLSSPFILYQIILFVLPGLTRRERGLLGPIVLGSSVLFAGGLVFAYLLLIPAALNFFISYGADVVEQLWSIDKYFEFVLLLLFSTGLAFQVPIIQLLLANLGIVSSQRMVSGWRFVIMAAVVLGAVLTPSTDPLTQSLLAGAVLALYFGGIGVVKLTGK is encoded by the coding sequence ATGACCCCCTCACAAGAAGTAGATACAATAACCACTCCTGAGATTGATACAGAAGGATACGGCAACTCAGATATTGATTCTCCCGATGAGTTGCCTGGTGAAGTCGAAATGTCTCTATTCGACCACCTAGAAGAATTAAGACAGCGCATCTTTTATTCACTGATTGCCGTAGCAGTGGGTGTAGTTGGCTGCTTCTTCGCTGTCAAGCCAATTGTTCAGTTACTAGAAGTCCCAGCCCAAGGTGTTAAATTTCTCCAGTTAGCCCCCGGAGAATATTTCTTTGTTTCTCTCAAAGTTGCAGGCTACACTGGCTTGTTACTTTCTAGTCCCTTCATTCTCTACCAAATTATTTTGTTTGTTCTTCCTGGATTGACTCGGCGCGAACGTGGTCTACTTGGGCCTATTGTTTTAGGGTCAAGCGTGCTGTTTGCCGGCGGTTTAGTCTTTGCTTATTTACTTTTGATTCCCGCCGCTTTGAATTTTTTCATCAGTTACGGCGCGGATGTTGTGGAACAACTCTGGTCTATCGACAAATATTTTGAATTTGTACTATTGCTTTTATTTAGTACTGGGTTGGCTTTCCAAGTTCCCATAATTCAACTTTTACTAGCTAATTTAGGGATTGTTTCATCCCAAAGAATGGTTTCTGGCTGGCGATTTGTAATTATGGCAGCCGTAGTTTTAGGTGCTGTACTTACACCTTCTACTGACCCCTTAACTCAAAGTCTTTTGGCGGGCGCGGTGCTTGCCCTTTACTTTGGTGGTATTGGTGTAGTGAAGCTCACAGGTAAATGA
- a CDS encoding glycoside hydrolase family 57 protein, with product MAIGYVALVLHAHLPFVRHPESDYVLEEEWLYEAITETYIPLLKVFDGLKRDGIDFKITMSMTPPLVSMLRDPLLQERYDAHLAQLEELIELEGERNAQNGHLRYLAEHYATEFNEARQMWERYNGDLVTAFKQFQDSNNLEIITCGATHGYLPLMKMYPQAVWAQIQVACEHYEETFGRPPKGIWLPECAYYEGLERMLADAGLRYFLTDGHGILYARPRPRFGTYAPIFTETGVAAFGRDHESSQQVWSSEVGYPGAAEYREFYKDLGWEAEYEYIKPYIMPNGQRKNTGIKYHKITGRGLGLSDKALYDPYWAKEKAAEHAANFMYNRERQAEHLYGIMQRPPIIVSPYDAELFGHWWYEGPWFIDYLFRKSWYDQGTYAMTHLADYLRNEPTQQVCRPSQSSWGYKGFHEYWLNETNAWIYPHLHKAAERMIEISTLEPEDELGWRALNQAARELLLAQSSDWAFIMRTGTMVPYAVRRTRSHLMRFNKLYEDAKVGKFDSGWLEKVEVMDNIFPNINYRVYRPL from the coding sequence ATGGCTATCGGCTACGTCGCGCTCGTACTTCACGCACATCTACCCTTCGTTCGTCACCCAGAAAGTGACTACGTGCTAGAGGAAGAATGGCTCTATGAAGCCATCACCGAAACATACATTCCCTTGTTGAAAGTATTTGATGGTTTAAAGCGAGACGGTATCGACTTTAAAATTACTATGAGTATGACACCGCCTCTTGTGTCGATGCTCCGCGATCCTCTATTGCAAGAACGCTATGACGCACATTTAGCCCAACTCGAAGAACTGATAGAACTGGAAGGCGAACGTAATGCCCAAAATGGACACCTGCGTTACTTAGCTGAACACTACGCCACTGAGTTTAACGAAGCGCGTCAGATGTGGGAGCGCTACAACGGTGATTTGGTAACAGCTTTTAAACAGTTCCAAGATTCTAACAACCTAGAAATTATCACTTGTGGTGCTACCCACGGCTATTTGCCACTGATGAAAATGTATCCCCAAGCAGTGTGGGCGCAGATTCAGGTGGCTTGTGAACACTACGAGGAAACTTTTGGTCGTCCACCCAAAGGAATATGGTTGCCGGAATGTGCCTATTATGAAGGGTTGGAACGAATGCTGGCGGATGCCGGTTTACGTTACTTCCTCACTGATGGACATGGTATTTTGTATGCTCGTCCTCGTCCTCGGTTCGGCACTTATGCGCCAATTTTCACGGAAACTGGTGTTGCAGCCTTCGGTCGAGATCATGAGTCTTCTCAGCAGGTGTGGTCTTCTGAGGTTGGTTATCCAGGTGCAGCAGAATATCGAGAATTTTATAAAGATTTGGGTTGGGAAGCTGAGTATGAATACATCAAGCCCTACATCATGCCCAACGGTCAACGTAAAAATACAGGTATTAAGTATCACAAAATTACTGGACGTGGTTTAGGTTTATCAGATAAAGCACTATACGATCCTTATTGGGCAAAGGAAAAGGCAGCAGAACACGCAGCCAATTTTATGTATAACCGCGAACGCCAAGCAGAGCATCTGTATGGAATTATGCAGCGTCCGCCGATTATCGTTTCGCCCTACGATGCTGAATTGTTTGGCCATTGGTGGTATGAAGGGCCTTGGTTTATTGATTACCTGTTTCGCAAGTCATGGTATGACCAAGGAACTTATGCGATGACTCATTTGGCAGACTATTTACGGAATGAGCCTACACAACAAGTCTGTCGTCCTTCCCAATCAAGCTGGGGTTATAAGGGTTTCCATGAATATTGGTTAAATGAAACAAATGCTTGGATTTATCCACATTTGCACAAAGCGGCTGAACGCATGATCGAAATATCTACCCTAGAACCAGAAGATGAGTTGGGATGGAGGGCGCTTAACCAAGCAGCAAGAGAACTGCTGTTGGCACAATCTTCTGACTGGGCATTTATTATGCGGACGGGAACAATGGTTCCTTATGCTGTGAGACGGACGAGATCGCACCTCATGCGTTTTAATAAGCTATACGAAGACGCCAAAGTCGGCAAGTTTGACAGTGGTTGGTTAGAAAAAGTCGAGGTAATGGATAACATTTTCCCCAATATTAATTATCGGGTTTACCGTCCTTTGTAA
- the dnaJ gene encoding molecular chaperone DnaJ yields the protein MARDYYEILGVARDADKEEIKQAYRRLARKYHPDVNKEPGAEERFKEINRAYEVLSEPETRARYDRFGPEGVSGAGVGFQDMSDMGGFADIFESIFSGFAGGGMGGPTQQRRRGGPARGDDLRLDLKLDFREAVFGGEKEIRISHLETCETCSGSGAKPGTRPRTCSTCSGSGQVRRVTRTPFGSFTQVSTCPTCNGTGMVIEDKCDTCDGKGTNQVTKKLKITIPAGVDNGTRLRIKDEGDAGQRGGPPGDLYVYLFVNEDEEFQRDGINVISEIKVSYLQAILGCRLEVNTVDGPVELIIPAGTQPNTVMKLENRGVPRLGNPVSRGDHLLTVLIDIPTKVIPEERELLEKLAKIKGDRTGKGGLEGFLGNLFK from the coding sequence ATGGCCCGCGACTATTATGAGATTCTAGGCGTTGCTCGTGACGCTGACAAAGAAGAAATCAAACAAGCCTACCGCCGTCTAGCCCGGAAATATCACCCTGATGTGAATAAAGAACCGGGAGCCGAAGAGCGTTTTAAGGAAATTAACCGTGCTTATGAAGTACTTTCTGAGCCGGAAACCCGCGCACGTTACGATCGCTTCGGTCCGGAAGGTGTTTCAGGTGCTGGTGTCGGCTTCCAAGATATGAGCGATATGGGTGGTTTCGCCGATATCTTTGAAAGTATTTTCAGTGGTTTTGCTGGTGGCGGTATGGGTGGCCCAACGCAGCAAAGAAGACGCGGCGGGCCAGCGCGGGGTGATGATTTACGGCTAGACCTAAAGTTAGACTTTCGAGAAGCGGTATTCGGTGGGGAAAAGGAAATTCGCATTTCCCATTTAGAAACCTGTGAAACCTGTAGTGGTTCAGGAGCAAAACCAGGAACTCGTCCCCGCACTTGTTCGACTTGTAGCGGTTCCGGTCAAGTCCGCCGCGTCACCAGAACCCCATTTGGTAGCTTTACTCAAGTCTCTACTTGTCCTACCTGTAATGGTACAGGCATGGTAATTGAAGACAAATGTGATACTTGTGATGGTAAGGGGACAAATCAAGTTACCAAAAAACTAAAAATTACCATTCCCGCAGGTGTGGACAATGGTACGCGCTTACGTATCAAAGACGAAGGTGATGCGGGTCAACGTGGTGGACCTCCAGGGGATTTATATGTATACCTATTCGTCAATGAAGACGAAGAATTTCAACGGGATGGCATTAATGTTATCTCGGAAATTAAAGTTAGCTACTTGCAAGCAATTTTAGGTTGCCGGCTAGAAGTAAACACAGTAGATGGGCCTGTGGAGTTGATTATTCCTGCGGGTACTCAACCGAATACGGTGATGAAACTAGAAAATCGTGGTGTACCTCGCTTGGGGAATCCTGTTAGTCGGGGCGATCATCTGTTAACAGTATTAATTGATATCCCCACTAAAGTAATCCCTGAGGAGAGAGAATTGCTAGAGAAGCTGGCTAAAATTAAGGGAGACCGTACCGGTAAAGGTGGTCTGGAAGGATTTTTGGGAAATTTGTTTAAGTAA
- the petA gene encoding cytochrome f, which produces MRNACTRARLTRTARAMVKTLFIAIASVTFFFTSDLALPQSAAAYPFWAQQTYPETPREPTGRIVCANCHLAAKPTEVEVPQSVLPDTVFKAVVKIPYDTSVQQVGADGSKVGLNVGAVLMLPEGFKIAPEDRIPEELKEEIGDVYFQPYGEDKDNIVIVGPLPGEQYQEIVFPVLSPNPANDKNIHFGKYSVHVGGNRGRGQVYPTGEKSNNNLYSAAATGTISKIAKQEGEDGSVKYLVDIKTESGEVVSDTIPAGPELIVSEGQAVTAGDALTNNPNVGGFGQLDAEIVLQDANRVGWLIAFVALVMLAQVMLVLKKKQVEKVQAAEMNF; this is translated from the coding sequence ATGAGAAATGCTTGTACAAGAGCGAGGTTAACTCGCACTGCTAGAGCGATGGTAAAAACATTGTTCATAGCGATCGCCAGCGTGACATTTTTCTTCACCAGCGACTTAGCCCTTCCCCAATCAGCTGCTGCATATCCTTTCTGGGCGCAGCAAACTTACCCAGAAACCCCCCGCGAACCGACAGGTAGAATTGTTTGCGCTAACTGTCACCTAGCAGCAAAGCCCACAGAAGTAGAAGTTCCTCAATCCGTACTACCCGACACCGTATTTAAAGCAGTTGTCAAAATCCCTTACGACACCAGCGTGCAACAAGTTGGTGCTGATGGCTCTAAGGTCGGCTTAAACGTCGGTGCTGTACTGATGTTACCCGAAGGCTTCAAGATTGCTCCTGAAGACCGCATTCCCGAAGAACTGAAAGAAGAAATCGGCGATGTTTACTTCCAACCCTACGGCGAAGATAAAGACAACATCGTCATTGTCGGGCCTTTACCCGGTGAACAGTATCAGGAAATCGTCTTCCCTGTTCTTTCTCCCAACCCCGCCAACGACAAGAACATTCACTTCGGTAAATATTCAGTTCATGTTGGTGGCAACCGGGGACGCGGACAAGTTTATCCTACAGGTGAAAAGAGCAACAACAACCTTTATAGCGCTGCTGCTACCGGTACAATTAGCAAGATTGCTAAACAAGAAGGCGAAGATGGTAGCGTTAAATATTTAGTAGACATCAAAACTGAGTCTGGAGAGGTTGTCAGCGACACTATTCCCGCAGGCCCAGAACTGATTGTTTCTGAAGGACAAGCAGTGACAGCAGGCGACGCTTTGACCAATAACCCTAACGTTGGTGGTTTCGGTCAACTAGACGCAGAAATTGTTCTCCAAGATGCTAATAGAGTTGGCTGGTTGATTGCTTTCGTTGCTCTGGTGATGTTAGCTCAAGTCATGCTAGTTCTGAAGAAGAAGCAGGTGGAAAAAGTCCAAGCTGCGGAAATGAATTTCTAA
- a CDS encoding HNH endonuclease, which translates to MGKVLVLNASYEPLNITSWRRAVVLLIKGKAERVEHNGRFLYSDFPLPTVIRLRHYVRVPYKEIPLTRRNILHRDGHTCQYCGYTGDELTLDHVNPRSRGGGDSWENIVTACVRCNVKKGSRTPQEARMPLRHLPRQPYSSLYFEVSKHLKSGLHQEWQKYVIGL; encoded by the coding sequence ATGGGTAAGGTTTTAGTCCTAAACGCCTCTTACGAACCGCTCAATATAACGAGCTGGCGACGCGCTGTAGTTCTGTTAATCAAAGGCAAAGCAGAACGCGTTGAACATAACGGTAGGTTCCTTTACTCGGACTTTCCGTTACCAACTGTAATCCGGTTGCGTCATTACGTCCGCGTTCCGTATAAAGAAATTCCTCTGACCCGTCGCAATATATTGCATCGTGACGGACATACTTGCCAATACTGTGGCTATACCGGGGACGAATTGACACTGGATCATGTAAATCCGCGATCGCGCGGCGGTGGCGATAGCTGGGAAAATATTGTAACGGCTTGCGTGCGTTGCAATGTCAAAAAAGGCAGTCGCACACCCCAAGAGGCACGTATGCCTTTGCGCCATCTTCCTCGTCAACCCTATAGCAGTCTCTATTTTGAGGTCAGCAAGCATCTCAAAAGTGGATTGCATCAAGAGTGGCAAAAATATGTTATAGGACTTTGA
- the rsgA gene encoding small ribosomal subunit biogenesis GTPase RsgA yields the protein MRVFTTGQLLGTVVAVQANFYKVQLDQEVREQGSRGAGEEVHLDSPLPLCPLSLLLCTRRTRLKKIGQQVMVGDRVVVEEPDWAGGRGAIADVLSRQTQLDRPPIANADQILLVFAVADPPLEPYQLSRFLVKAETTGLDVVLCLNKSDLVSPEIQQQISDRLLAWGYQPLFISVENQINIDQIAKYLSNKITVVAGPSGVGKSSLINALIPNINLRVGEVSGKLARGRHTTRHVELFELPNGGLLADTPGFNQPDVDCSPEELVHYFPEARERLAIASCRFNDCSHRDEPDCAVRGDWERYEHYLEFLADAIARQTQLYQQADPESTLKLKTKGKGQSQYEPKLESKKYRRTSRRTQVQGLQDLYQEEE from the coding sequence ATGAGAGTTTTCACCACTGGACAGTTATTGGGTACGGTTGTAGCCGTGCAGGCCAATTTTTACAAAGTACAGCTAGACCAAGAGGTAAGGGAGCAAGGGAGCAGAGGTGCAGGGGAGGAGGTGCATTTAGATTCTCCTCTACCCCTCTGTCCCCTGTCTCTTCTTCTTTGCACTCGCAGAACCCGGTTGAAAAAAATCGGGCAACAGGTGATGGTGGGCGATCGCGTGGTCGTAGAGGAGCCAGATTGGGCTGGGGGACGGGGGGCGATCGCTGATGTTCTATCGCGGCAAACCCAGTTAGATAGGCCACCAATCGCCAATGCTGACCAAATCCTGCTGGTTTTTGCTGTGGCTGACCCTCCCCTCGAACCCTATCAACTTAGCCGATTTCTCGTGAAGGCGGAAACTACTGGACTAGATGTGGTTTTATGTTTGAATAAAAGCGATCTAGTTTCACCAGAAATACAGCAACAAATTAGCGATCGCCTATTAGCTTGGGGTTATCAACCCTTATTTATTAGCGTCGAAAATCAGATAAATATTGACCAAATAGCCAAATATCTCAGCAATAAAATTACCGTAGTTGCTGGCCCTTCTGGTGTGGGTAAATCCAGCTTGATTAATGCTCTGATTCCCAACATTAACCTGCGCGTGGGGGAAGTTTCCGGTAAACTGGCTCGTGGTCGTCATACCACCCGCCATGTAGAGTTATTTGAGTTACCCAACGGTGGTTTACTGGCAGATACGCCGGGATTTAATCAGCCTGATGTGGATTGTAGTCCAGAAGAATTAGTACATTATTTCCCAGAAGCCAGAGAACGTTTAGCGATTGCTAGTTGTCGGTTTAACGACTGCTCACATCGAGACGAGCCAGATTGTGCTGTGCGTGGTGATTGGGAACGATATGAACATTATCTAGAATTTTTAGCAGATGCGATCGCCAGGCAAACTCAGCTTTACCAACAAGCCGATCCCGAATCTACTTTGAAGCTCAAAACCAAAGGCAAAGGTCAGAGTCAATACGAACCTAAACTAGAAAGTAAAAAATATCGCCGAACCTCCCGACGCACTCAAGTACAAGGCTTGCAAGATTTGTATCAAGAGGAAGAATAG
- a CDS encoding DUF3067 family protein — translation MTGQELRQLLLDKWGYSYDVQFRRTQGKIFLQVMWKYLEQASFPMNETEYQEHLDSVANYLHALGGAVQVKTFITQTKERPRLGKAVSIPLDLGERASEWII, via the coding sequence ATGACAGGACAGGAATTACGCCAACTATTGCTGGATAAATGGGGATACTCTTATGATGTCCAGTTTCGCCGGACACAAGGCAAGATATTTTTGCAAGTAATGTGGAAATATTTGGAGCAAGCTTCTTTTCCTATGAATGAAACCGAATATCAAGAACATCTTGATAGTGTCGCCAATTACCTTCATGCTTTAGGCGGTGCAGTCCAGGTGAAAACATTTATTACACAAACCAAAGAGCGCCCGCGACTCGGTAAAGCTGTGAGCATACCTCTAGATTTAGGTGAACGTGCTTCTGAATGGATTATCTGA